The Coffea arabica cultivar ET-39 chromosome 3c, Coffea Arabica ET-39 HiFi, whole genome shotgun sequence genome contains a region encoding:
- the LOC140037694 gene encoding protein FAR1-RELATED SEQUENCE 5-like isoform X1: MQTQQKGFATVVANQREQCRASSIMLKMEEMTAHVDELVQLSNKSAKLGGGMSWRTIVDRLDKLSSDEIQLLTFDSVEDAREFYLCHSKMVGFGIRERDEKKDQKGIVTYKRWVCNREGFRNIKWLKLGNRKKEAKRLTRVGCLATIIVQWNKDIQKFTIKRFSMDHNHQLANQEFVQFLRSHRNVNPADLEHGVGIRIPQIVDLQAYQAGGHNKMGYTQKDLQNVVDQFHRNAIQVGDASQVLAYLDGRANGEPNFFYKYAVDGEKRLIRLFWTDSQSRLDYQSFGDVLVFDSTYRTNAYRKPLVILAGVNHHYVTTIFGCALIADETEDTYKWVLKTFLEAMEKKAPSSVVTDGDGAMRNAIKAVIPCARHRLCAWHLKRNVVTHTNKGFVLDFDVAMNMNCSHEEFERRWHLLVEKHNLRDNQWVVDLYNKREKWAAAFLRGHFFAGMKSTQRSEQLNATAHKYLQFKMLLYPFAQRFELFLSKVRQNEHKEECITSQSSPVLITHLRELEGNVASIFTRKIFFKIRDEISAEASLRLISVVDQDKVKLYTFIEYLHRICSWQVELDKSERTINCSCKKLESDGIPCSHAFAVMKAEDMDEIPKSCILFRWTQQAKPAEKNIYSIQLEDSAIHAARFGALCALSNQMCFYAVKTQQGYDEARECIINSASRFKNLWVNDELVIKAKKKDNMMDESIKRSEFDVRDPIVVATKGQKSQHSTHKRKRRQCKNCKSFGHDRRKCTKVCTDAYETHNYDDVGAPNYVDNVNSNLVGSSYGLLQSDSQHGCNNELMDSNWFEIIPPGQALMWACNPSLIQSHVRNNSLLGDGNIQ; this comes from the exons ATGCAGACACAACAAAAGGGTTTTGCGACGGTGGTAGCCAATCAAAGAGAGCAGTGCCGAG CTTCTAGCATCATGctgaaaatggaagaaatgacAGCTCATGTAGATGAGTTAGTACAGTTATCTAACAAATCGGCCAAGCTTGGTGGTGGTATGAGTTGGAGAACCATTGTTGATCGGCTTGACAAattatcttctgatgaaattcaACTGTTAACATTTGATTCCGTTGAAGATGCCAGAGAATTTTACCTATGTCATAGCAAAATGGTTGGTTTTGGTATTAGAGAGCGGGATGAAAAGAAAGATCAGAAAGGTATTGTGACATACAAACGATGGGTATGCAACAGAGAGGGCTTTAGAAATATCAAATGGTTAAAGTTAGGTAACCGTAAGAAAGAGGCAAAACGTCTTACAAGAGTTGGTTGTTTGGCAACTATAATTGTGCAATGGAACAAGGATATTCAGAAGTTTACGATTAAGCGGTTTAGTATGGATCACAATCACCAATTGGCAAATCAAGAATTTGTACAATTTCTTCGATCACATAGGAATGTCAACCCAGCCGACTTGGAGCATGGAGTTGGTATTCGAATTCCTCAAATAGTGGACCTGCAAGCTTACCAAGCTGGGGGCCACAACAAAATGGGATACACACAAAAGGATCTACAAAATGTTGTTGATCAattccatagaaatgcaattcaaGTTGGTGATGCCTCTCAGGTGTTGGCATATTTGGATGGTCGAGCGAATGGTGAGCCAAATTTCTTTTACAAGTATGCCGTTGACGGGGAGAAGCGATTGATACGACTCTTTTGGACAGATTCTCAATCTCGTTTGGATTACCAATCTTTTGGTGATGTTCTTGTCTTTGACTCTACATACCGCACCAATGCTTATAGGAAGCCACTAGTAATTTTGGCCGGCGTAAATCATCACTATGTTACCACAATTTTTGGGTGTGCATTGATTGCTGATGAGACTGAGGACACATATAAGTGGGTATTGAAAACATTTTTGGAGGCCATGGAAAAAAAGGCACCTAGCTCAGTGGTCACTGATGGGGATGGTGCAATGAGAAATGCAATAAAGGCAGTTATTCCTTGTGCCCGTCACCGATTATGTGCTTGGCATTTAAAAAGAAATGTTGTTACCCATACAAATAAGGGGTTCGTTCTAGATTTTGATGTGGCTATGAACATGAATTGTAGCCATGAAGAGTTTGAGAGAAGGTGGCATTTGCTAGTTGAGAAACACAATTTGAGAGATAACCAATGGGTTGTGGATTTAtacaacaaaagggaaaaatgggCTGCTGCATTTTTGAGAGGACACTTTTTTGCTGGAATGAAATCAACCCAAAGATCAGAGCAATTGAATGCTACGGCGCACAAGTACCTGCAATTCAAAATGCTACTTTACCCGTTTGCTCAACGATTTGAGCTATTTTTATCAAAAGTTAGGCAGAATGAACACAAGGAAGAATGTATCACAAGTCAGTCATCTCCTGTTCTAATTACTCATTTGAGAGAATTGGAAGGAAATGTTGCAAGCATTTTCACAAGAAAGATTTTTTTCAAGATTCGTGATGAAATTTCTGCTGAAGCCTCACTCCGCCTCATTTCAGTTGTTGATCAAGATAAGGTGAAGTTATATACATTCATTGAGTACTTGCATCGAATTTGCTCTTGGCAAGTGGAATTGGATAAATCTGAAAGGACCATTAATTGTTCATGTAAGAAACTTGAGTCAGATGGAATTCCTTGCTCCCATGCATTTGCAGTTATGAAAGCTGAGGATATGGACGAGATTCCTAAATCATGCATTCTGTTTAGATGGACTCAGCAAGCAAAGCCAGCCGAAAAAAACATATATTCTATTCAACTTGAAGATTCAGCAATTCATGCAGCTCGATTTGGTGCTTTATGTGCATTAAGTAATCAAATGTGTTTTTATGCAGTTAAGACACAGCAAGGATATGATGAAGCTAGAGAGTGCATTATAAATTCAGCATCTCGTTTCAAAAATCTTTGGGTGAATGATGAACTTGTGATTAAAGCTAAAAAAAAGGATAATATGATGGATGAGTCCATAAAGAGGAGTGAATTTGATGTTCGTGATCCAATTGTTGTTGCTACAAAGGGACAAAAGTCACAACATTCCACTCACAAGCGAAAGCGACGACAATGCAAAAATTGCAA GTCATTTGGACATGATAGACGAAAATGTACTAAAGTGTGCACAGATGCATATGAAACTCACAATTATGATGATGTTGGAGCACCCAACTATGTTGACAATGTAAATTCGAACCTGGTAGGGTCATCCTACGGCCTATTGCAATCAGATTCACAGCATGGATGCAATAACGAGCTAATGGATAGTAACTGGTTTGAGATCATTCCTCCTGGTCAG GCATTAATGTGGGCATGCAATCCTTCATTAATCCAAAGTCATGTACGAAACAATAGCTTGTTAGGAGACGGAAATATCCAG TGA
- the LOC140037694 gene encoding protein FAR1-RELATED SEQUENCE 5-like isoform X2 — protein MLKMEEMTAHVDELVQLSNKSAKLGGGMSWRTIVDRLDKLSSDEIQLLTFDSVEDAREFYLCHSKMVGFGIRERDEKKDQKGIVTYKRWVCNREGFRNIKWLKLGNRKKEAKRLTRVGCLATIIVQWNKDIQKFTIKRFSMDHNHQLANQEFVQFLRSHRNVNPADLEHGVGIRIPQIVDLQAYQAGGHNKMGYTQKDLQNVVDQFHRNAIQVGDASQVLAYLDGRANGEPNFFYKYAVDGEKRLIRLFWTDSQSRLDYQSFGDVLVFDSTYRTNAYRKPLVILAGVNHHYVTTIFGCALIADETEDTYKWVLKTFLEAMEKKAPSSVVTDGDGAMRNAIKAVIPCARHRLCAWHLKRNVVTHTNKGFVLDFDVAMNMNCSHEEFERRWHLLVEKHNLRDNQWVVDLYNKREKWAAAFLRGHFFAGMKSTQRSEQLNATAHKYLQFKMLLYPFAQRFELFLSKVRQNEHKEECITSQSSPVLITHLRELEGNVASIFTRKIFFKIRDEISAEASLRLISVVDQDKVKLYTFIEYLHRICSWQVELDKSERTINCSCKKLESDGIPCSHAFAVMKAEDMDEIPKSCILFRWTQQAKPAEKNIYSIQLEDSAIHAARFGALCALSNQMCFYAVKTQQGYDEARECIINSASRFKNLWVNDELVIKAKKKDNMMDESIKRSEFDVRDPIVVATKGQKSQHSTHKRKRRQCKNCKSFGHDRRKCTKVCTDAYETHNYDDVGAPNYVDNVNSNLVGSSYGLLQSDSQHGCNNELMDSNWFEIIPPGQALMWACNPSLIQSHVRNNSLLGDGNIQ, from the exons ATGctgaaaatggaagaaatgacAGCTCATGTAGATGAGTTAGTACAGTTATCTAACAAATCGGCCAAGCTTGGTGGTGGTATGAGTTGGAGAACCATTGTTGATCGGCTTGACAAattatcttctgatgaaattcaACTGTTAACATTTGATTCCGTTGAAGATGCCAGAGAATTTTACCTATGTCATAGCAAAATGGTTGGTTTTGGTATTAGAGAGCGGGATGAAAAGAAAGATCAGAAAGGTATTGTGACATACAAACGATGGGTATGCAACAGAGAGGGCTTTAGAAATATCAAATGGTTAAAGTTAGGTAACCGTAAGAAAGAGGCAAAACGTCTTACAAGAGTTGGTTGTTTGGCAACTATAATTGTGCAATGGAACAAGGATATTCAGAAGTTTACGATTAAGCGGTTTAGTATGGATCACAATCACCAATTGGCAAATCAAGAATTTGTACAATTTCTTCGATCACATAGGAATGTCAACCCAGCCGACTTGGAGCATGGAGTTGGTATTCGAATTCCTCAAATAGTGGACCTGCAAGCTTACCAAGCTGGGGGCCACAACAAAATGGGATACACACAAAAGGATCTACAAAATGTTGTTGATCAattccatagaaatgcaattcaaGTTGGTGATGCCTCTCAGGTGTTGGCATATTTGGATGGTCGAGCGAATGGTGAGCCAAATTTCTTTTACAAGTATGCCGTTGACGGGGAGAAGCGATTGATACGACTCTTTTGGACAGATTCTCAATCTCGTTTGGATTACCAATCTTTTGGTGATGTTCTTGTCTTTGACTCTACATACCGCACCAATGCTTATAGGAAGCCACTAGTAATTTTGGCCGGCGTAAATCATCACTATGTTACCACAATTTTTGGGTGTGCATTGATTGCTGATGAGACTGAGGACACATATAAGTGGGTATTGAAAACATTTTTGGAGGCCATGGAAAAAAAGGCACCTAGCTCAGTGGTCACTGATGGGGATGGTGCAATGAGAAATGCAATAAAGGCAGTTATTCCTTGTGCCCGTCACCGATTATGTGCTTGGCATTTAAAAAGAAATGTTGTTACCCATACAAATAAGGGGTTCGTTCTAGATTTTGATGTGGCTATGAACATGAATTGTAGCCATGAAGAGTTTGAGAGAAGGTGGCATTTGCTAGTTGAGAAACACAATTTGAGAGATAACCAATGGGTTGTGGATTTAtacaacaaaagggaaaaatgggCTGCTGCATTTTTGAGAGGACACTTTTTTGCTGGAATGAAATCAACCCAAAGATCAGAGCAATTGAATGCTACGGCGCACAAGTACCTGCAATTCAAAATGCTACTTTACCCGTTTGCTCAACGATTTGAGCTATTTTTATCAAAAGTTAGGCAGAATGAACACAAGGAAGAATGTATCACAAGTCAGTCATCTCCTGTTCTAATTACTCATTTGAGAGAATTGGAAGGAAATGTTGCAAGCATTTTCACAAGAAAGATTTTTTTCAAGATTCGTGATGAAATTTCTGCTGAAGCCTCACTCCGCCTCATTTCAGTTGTTGATCAAGATAAGGTGAAGTTATATACATTCATTGAGTACTTGCATCGAATTTGCTCTTGGCAAGTGGAATTGGATAAATCTGAAAGGACCATTAATTGTTCATGTAAGAAACTTGAGTCAGATGGAATTCCTTGCTCCCATGCATTTGCAGTTATGAAAGCTGAGGATATGGACGAGATTCCTAAATCATGCATTCTGTTTAGATGGACTCAGCAAGCAAAGCCAGCCGAAAAAAACATATATTCTATTCAACTTGAAGATTCAGCAATTCATGCAGCTCGATTTGGTGCTTTATGTGCATTAAGTAATCAAATGTGTTTTTATGCAGTTAAGACACAGCAAGGATATGATGAAGCTAGAGAGTGCATTATAAATTCAGCATCTCGTTTCAAAAATCTTTGGGTGAATGATGAACTTGTGATTAAAGCTAAAAAAAAGGATAATATGATGGATGAGTCCATAAAGAGGAGTGAATTTGATGTTCGTGATCCAATTGTTGTTGCTACAAAGGGACAAAAGTCACAACATTCCACTCACAAGCGAAAGCGACGACAATGCAAAAATTGCAA GTCATTTGGACATGATAGACGAAAATGTACTAAAGTGTGCACAGATGCATATGAAACTCACAATTATGATGATGTTGGAGCACCCAACTATGTTGACAATGTAAATTCGAACCTGGTAGGGTCATCCTACGGCCTATTGCAATCAGATTCACAGCATGGATGCAATAACGAGCTAATGGATAGTAACTGGTTTGAGATCATTCCTCCTGGTCAG GCATTAATGTGGGCATGCAATCCTTCATTAATCCAAAGTCATGTACGAAACAATAGCTTGTTAGGAGACGGAAATATCCAG TGA